A genome region from Akkermansiaceae bacterium includes the following:
- a CDS encoding aminopeptidase P N-terminal domain-containing protein, with protein MRTRLPDPSLFVSNRKNLAALLAPNSIAVIHSNDIYPTNADAQHTFEQSSDLFYLTGVMQEDTILILYPDAKEPKDREILFLRETNETIAIWEGAKLTKDQAKERTGIARIEWNGSFDQTLANLSVQADGFFIPTNEHPRCAVPIETRNARFVKQCRERFPLHSYGRLSPLIYKLRTIKSAEEIAFLQEACDITEAGFRRILGFVKPGVGEWEVEAEYIHEFTRRGSRGFAYNPIIAAGGNALCLHYVENDCELKDGELLLMDVAAEYGGWNADMTRTIPANGKFTDRQRDVYNAVLRMLRFGNSILRPGILMPEYQKQCVAQMEKELIALGLFTAEEAAVQDETKPLVKKYFMHGVSHHLGIDVHDVSPAHTPVAPGMVFTIEPGIYIPEEKLGVRLENDYLIGETGNTDLMAGIPIEADEIEALMA; from the coding sequence ATGCGCACGCGCCTACCCGATCCATCGCTCTTCGTCTCAAACAGGAAAAACCTCGCCGCCCTCCTCGCGCCCAATTCCATCGCGGTGATCCACTCGAACGACATCTACCCCACCAACGCCGACGCCCAGCACACCTTCGAGCAGAGCAGCGATCTGTTCTACCTCACCGGCGTCATGCAGGAGGACACCATCCTCATCCTCTACCCGGATGCGAAGGAGCCCAAGGACAGGGAAATCCTCTTCCTCCGCGAGACCAACGAAACCATCGCCATCTGGGAGGGTGCGAAGCTGACCAAGGATCAGGCCAAGGAACGCACCGGCATCGCCCGAATCGAGTGGAACGGCAGCTTCGACCAAACCCTGGCCAACCTCTCCGTCCAGGCCGATGGCTTTTTCATCCCCACCAACGAGCACCCTCGCTGCGCAGTCCCCATCGAGACGCGCAACGCCCGTTTCGTAAAACAGTGCCGCGAGCGCTTCCCGCTGCACAGCTACGGCCGCCTCTCCCCGCTGATCTACAAGCTCCGCACCATCAAGTCCGCCGAGGAAATCGCCTTCCTTCAGGAAGCCTGCGACATCACCGAAGCAGGATTCCGCCGCATCCTCGGCTTCGTGAAACCCGGAGTCGGCGAATGGGAGGTCGAGGCGGAATACATCCACGAGTTCACCCGCCGCGGCTCGCGTGGCTTCGCCTACAACCCCATCATTGCAGCGGGTGGCAACGCCCTATGTCTCCACTATGTGGAAAATGACTGCGAGCTGAAGGACGGCGAACTCCTTCTCATGGACGTTGCCGCGGAATACGGCGGGTGGAATGCGGACATGACCCGCACCATCCCGGCAAATGGCAAGTTCACCGACCGCCAGCGCGACGTTTACAACGCCGTCCTGCGCATGCTTCGCTTCGGGAATTCAATACTCCGCCCCGGCATCCTCATGCCGGAATACCAGAAACAGTGCGTCGCGCAGATGGAGAAGGAACTCATAGCCCTCGGCCTCTTCACCGCGGAGGAAGCAGCCGTCCAGGACGAGACCAAGCCGCTGGTGAAAAAGTATTTCATGCACGGCGTCTCCCACCATCTCGGCATCGACGTCCACGACGTCTCCCCCGCCCACACACCCGTCGCCCCCGGCATGGTCTTCACCATCGAGCCCGGCATCTACATCCCCGAGGAAAAGCTCGGCGTCCGCCTGGAGAACGACTATCTCATCGGCGAAACCGGAAACACCGACCTCATGGCCGGCATCCCCATAGAGGCCGATGAGATCGAGGCGCTCATGGCTTAG
- a CDS encoding ThuA domain-containing protein — protein MRKTSPLLLACLLGLASAILWIRSTAEETSPAAATRKIVFIAGKPSHGRGQHEHRAGSMLLADHLEKSGLGFETVVVENGWPADESVFNGASAVVIYSDGGPKHPALLRLEKLRALAEAGVGIGCIHYAVEIPKGEPGDTFLDAIGGFFETHWSVNPHWDASFKMPSHPIANGVADFNINDEWYYHMRFRKDMEGVTPILSALPPSETLKRKDGPHSGNPDVRKAVLEDRQPQHVMWAFQRPDPNGGGRGFGFTGGHFHKNWQSDSQRRVVLNAIAWIAGMEVPEKGIPTATPTDAEMEANQD, from the coding sequence ATGAGAAAAACAAGCCCCCTGCTGCTCGCCTGCCTGTTAGGACTCGCCAGCGCCATCCTATGGATCAGGTCCACTGCGGAGGAAACCTCACCCGCAGCCGCCACCCGAAAGATCGTCTTCATCGCCGGCAAGCCCAGCCACGGGCGCGGCCAGCACGAGCACCGCGCCGGCTCCATGCTGCTCGCCGATCACCTGGAAAAATCCGGCCTCGGCTTCGAGACGGTCGTCGTCGAAAACGGCTGGCCCGCCGATGAGTCGGTCTTCAACGGAGCCTCCGCCGTCGTCATCTACTCGGATGGCGGGCCGAAACATCCCGCCCTGCTGCGCCTGGAAAAACTCCGCGCACTCGCCGAGGCGGGCGTCGGCATCGGCTGCATCCACTACGCCGTCGAGATCCCGAAAGGGGAGCCTGGCGACACTTTCCTCGATGCCATAGGCGGCTTCTTCGAGACCCATTGGTCGGTGAACCCGCACTGGGACGCCTCCTTCAAAATGCCGTCCCACCCCATCGCCAACGGAGTCGCCGATTTCAACATCAACGACGAATGGTACTACCACATGCGCTTCCGCAAGGACATGGAAGGGGTCACCCCCATCCTCTCCGCCCTCCCACCTTCGGAAACCCTCAAACGCAAGGACGGCCCGCACTCCGGGAACCCGGATGTCCGCAAGGCGGTCCTGGAGGACAGGCAGCCGCAGCACGTCATGTGGGCCTTCCAGCGTCCTGACCCGAATGGCGGTGGACGCGGCTTCGGCTTCACCGGCGGGCATTTCCACAAGAACTGGCAGAGCGACAGCCAGCGCAGGGTCGTGCTGAACGCGATCGCATGGATCGCAGGCATGGAAGTCCCGGAAAAAGGCATCCCCACCGCCACACCCACCGATGCGGAAATGGAAGCCAACCAGGACTGA
- a CDS encoding phosphoribosylanthranilate isomerase, with protein sequence MQFLDRETTSLKICGVTLQGDAEGLAELGVDALGFNFWPQSKRYLDPRKGGWAKGLAGKILRVGVFVNEASDLPYRLYGDGMIDVVQLHGDESPETVGGFAMSGIPVIKAVGVKGAADIAGAGGYGADAVLLDAHAPLVFGGTGEVFDWGLALAFRDRFPEIPMILAGASRPANARQAVTQVKPAAVDVASGAESAPGVKDFGKVEALLAACRA encoded by the coding sequence ATGCAATTCCTGGATAGAGAAACGACATCACTGAAAATCTGCGGCGTCACCCTGCAAGGAGATGCGGAGGGGCTTGCGGAGCTCGGCGTGGATGCGCTGGGCTTCAATTTCTGGCCGCAGTCGAAACGCTATCTGGATCCGCGGAAAGGGGGCTGGGCGAAGGGGCTGGCGGGAAAGATCCTTCGGGTCGGTGTTTTCGTGAACGAGGCGAGCGACCTGCCATACCGGCTGTATGGCGATGGCATGATCGATGTGGTGCAGCTTCACGGCGATGAGTCGCCGGAAACGGTGGGTGGTTTCGCGATGTCGGGCATCCCGGTGATCAAGGCTGTGGGTGTGAAGGGCGCGGCGGACATCGCGGGAGCAGGCGGATACGGGGCGGATGCGGTGTTGCTCGATGCGCACGCGCCGCTGGTGTTCGGTGGCACCGGGGAGGTGTTCGACTGGGGTTTGGCGCTGGCCTTCAGGGACCGGTTTCCGGAGATCCCGATGATCCTCGCCGGGGCATCGCGCCCGGCTAATGCGCGGCAGGCTGTCACCCAGGTGAAACCTGCGGCGGTGGATGTGGCATCGGGTGCGGAGAGTGCGCCTGGGGTGAAGGATTTCGGGAAGGTGGAGGCGCTGCTGGCGGCATGCAGGGCATGA
- a CDS encoding TatD family hydrolase: MIADSHCHLASSRFSNEERGAIIQRAVDAGVHRMVTLSTCLEDVGKNLELASDPRVLATVGIHPCDVHNAPDDAVEQLSAHTADPRVCAVGETGLDYFHPAPDGWDEESYRRRQRDFLERHFELAASAGLNVVIHTRDKEGSGSFGDALAIYRRHSARVRAVFHCFISEWDLAEKVIAEGGLVSFGGVATFKNAALAKDAVRRAPAGSFMLETDSPYLAPEPVRGKRNEPAFVMHVAQAVAAMRGESLKQLAAHTGAACGRFFRGLNESA; encoded by the coding sequence ATGATCGCGGACTCGCACTGCCATCTCGCGTCATCGCGTTTTTCCAATGAGGAACGCGGTGCCATAATACAGCGGGCGGTCGATGCGGGCGTGCACCGGATGGTCACGCTCTCGACCTGCCTGGAGGATGTCGGGAAAAACCTGGAACTCGCCAGCGATCCTAGGGTGCTGGCGACGGTTGGCATCCATCCCTGCGATGTCCACAATGCCCCCGACGATGCGGTGGAACAGCTCTCGGCCCATACCGCCGATCCCCGGGTGTGTGCGGTCGGCGAGACCGGACTGGATTATTTCCATCCGGCTCCGGATGGCTGGGATGAGGAAAGCTATCGCCGGAGGCAAAGGGATTTCCTGGAAAGGCATTTCGAGCTGGCCGCATCCGCCGGGCTGAATGTGGTGATCCACACCCGCGACAAGGAGGGCAGCGGATCGTTCGGGGATGCGCTCGCTATCTATAGGCGGCACTCTGCCCGGGTGCGGGCGGTTTTCCACTGTTTCATCTCGGAGTGGGATCTGGCGGAAAAGGTGATCGCCGAGGGCGGGCTGGTTTCCTTCGGTGGAGTGGCGACATTCAAGAATGCGGCGCTGGCCAAGGACGCGGTCAGGCGCGCACCGGCGGGAAGCTTCATGCTGGAGACCGATTCGCCATACCTCGCCCCCGAGCCTGTGCGCGGGAAGCGCAACGAACCGGCCTTCGTGATGCATGTCGCGCAGGCGGTGGCGGCGATGCGCGGGGAGAGCCTGAAGCAACTCGCGGCGCACACCGGGGCGGCGTGCGGAAGGTTTTTCCGCGGGTTGAATGAATCCGCTTGA
- a CDS encoding LysM peptidoglycan-binding domain-containing protein — protein MKNAPLLALAALSATLASCSPQGGGGEDYDVSNPYAAPDYGDDTGTPFDTSDVNPAYDAPAVYEDTTPAASPAPAPAASATVHTVVRGDSLWKIGRQYGVTVDAIKQANGLTKDTAVLGAKLKIPAR, from the coding sequence ATGAAAAACGCACCACTGCTTGCCTTGGCCGCCCTCTCCGCAACCCTCGCCTCATGCTCCCCCCAAGGCGGCGGCGGCGAGGACTACGACGTATCCAACCCATACGCCGCCCCCGATTACGGCGATGACACAGGCACGCCCTTCGACACCTCCGATGTGAACCCCGCCTACGACGCACCCGCCGTGTACGAGGATACCACGCCGGCCGCCAGCCCCGCACCCGCACCCGCCGCGAGTGCGACCGTCCACACCGTCGTGCGCGGGGATTCGCTCTGGAAGATCGGCAGGCAATACGGGGTGACCGTGGATGCGATCAAGCAGGCCAACGGCCTGACCAAGGACACCGCCGTGCTCGGTGCGAAGCTCAAGATCCCAGCCCGCTGA
- a CDS encoding BlaI/MecI/CopY family transcriptional regulator: protein MVTPSHPSNLELQALSVLWHEGPSTVNVVHGALPDGRERAYTTVLSVMQSLERKKLVRRIRSGRAHTYEPAYSQEVIVRRAMDDFITNAFGGRLGEAVLATLSAGTLTPEEKTNIERELQRHKTMAAKKTVKKAAAKPAKKTAKKVAKKAPAKKAAPKKAVKKAAKKAPAKKAPAKKAAVKKAPAKKAAKKVAKSAKKVAKKAAKKVVAKKAPAKKAAAKKAPAKKAPAKKAPAKKAAKKK, encoded by the coding sequence ATGGTAACGCCATCCCATCCATCGAACCTCGAGCTCCAGGCGCTCTCCGTGCTCTGGCACGAAGGGCCATCTACGGTGAACGTAGTGCATGGGGCCCTGCCAGACGGCAGGGAGCGGGCCTACACGACGGTGCTCTCCGTGATGCAGAGCCTGGAGCGCAAGAAGCTCGTGAGGCGCATCCGATCCGGCAGGGCGCACACCTACGAGCCCGCCTATTCCCAGGAAGTCATCGTGCGCCGCGCCATGGACGACTTCATCACGAACGCTTTTGGAGGACGCCTCGGTGAGGCTGTTCTCGCTACCCTCTCCGCCGGTACATTGACACCGGAAGAGAAAACAAACATCGAACGCGAACTCCAACGACACAAAACCATGGCTGCAAAAAAAACAGTAAAGAAGGCCGCGGCCAAACCCGCGAAGAAAACCGCCAAGAAAGTTGCCAAGAAGGCGCCGGCCAAAAAAGCCGCACCCAAGAAGGCAGTGAAAAAGGCGGCCAAGAAAGCACCCGCTAAGAAAGCCCCGGCCAAGAAAGCCGCGGTGAAGAAGGCTCCGGCCAAGAAAGCGGCAAAGAAGGTGGCGAAAAGCGCCAAGAAGGTAGCGAAGAAGGCGGCGAAGAAAGTCGTGGCCAAGAAAGCGCCTGCCAAGAAGGCCGCCGCCAAGAAGGCACCGGCAAAAAAGGCACCGGCCAAGAAGGCACCGGCAAAAAAGGCCGCTAAGAAGAAATAA
- a CDS encoding M23 family metallopeptidase codes for MMKSQTLATWAALSFAVCAEPLVLSLPTENAHLFSGEPEKFYMYVDRIFEGETSKPWEGGSFGYVRSPVRVGGNVVMSRFHEGIDIAPVRRDKAGNPLDLVMAIAAGEVAHTSLVSGRSNYGKYVVVAHDWENSKVYSLYAHLAEITAKVGDPVKAGSVLGRMGYTGAGLNRTRAHVHLELGLLMSMNYQSWHNENFGSANYHGNFNGMNIAGVDVAGFFLAHRENPELRFSEFVLGRPVQFKVRVPAGPAEPEFLQRYPWMRREGASVPVSWEIGFAATGHVVSFTPSASPVEAPVVSHLRPSEIPQRWLTRGLLTGEGANTTLSAGGRGLVSLVMDSFPIAEPASRL; via the coding sequence GTGATGAAAAGCCAGACCCTTGCAACCTGGGCCGCGCTCAGCTTTGCCGTTTGCGCGGAGCCTCTTGTTCTCTCGCTGCCCACGGAGAACGCGCACCTCTTCAGCGGCGAGCCCGAGAAATTCTACATGTATGTGGACCGCATCTTCGAGGGGGAGACCAGCAAGCCATGGGAAGGCGGCTCCTTCGGATACGTCCGGTCGCCGGTCCGTGTGGGCGGGAACGTGGTGATGAGCCGGTTTCACGAAGGGATAGACATCGCCCCGGTGCGGCGCGACAAGGCGGGCAACCCCCTGGATCTCGTGATGGCCATCGCGGCTGGGGAGGTCGCCCACACCAGCCTGGTGTCGGGCCGCAGCAACTACGGCAAGTATGTGGTCGTCGCCCACGATTGGGAAAACTCGAAGGTGTATTCCCTCTACGCGCACCTTGCGGAAATCACGGCCAAGGTGGGTGATCCCGTCAAGGCGGGTTCCGTCCTCGGGCGCATGGGTTACACCGGAGCTGGTCTGAACCGCACCAGGGCGCATGTCCACCTTGAGCTGGGCCTGCTGATGTCGATGAATTACCAATCATGGCACAACGAGAATTTCGGCAGCGCCAACTACCACGGCAATTTCAACGGCATGAACATCGCGGGTGTCGATGTGGCGGGGTTTTTCCTGGCGCACAGGGAGAACCCGGAACTCAGGTTCAGCGAGTTCGTCCTGGGCCGTCCGGTGCAGTTCAAGGTGAGGGTGCCGGCCGGTCCCGCCGAGCCCGAGTTCCTCCAGCGCTACCCGTGGATGCGGCGCGAGGGTGCGTCGGTTCCGGTTTCTTGGGAGATCGGCTTCGCGGCGACAGGGCATGTGGTTTCCTTCACCCCGTCCGCAAGCCCGGTGGAGGCTCCGGTCGTCTCCCATCTCAGGCCATCGGAAATTCCGCAACGCTGGCTGACCCGCGGGCTGCTCACAGGCGAGGGCGCGAACACCACGCTCTCTGCGGGCGGCAGGGGCCTGGTCTCGCTGGTGATGGACAGCTTCCCCATCGCGGAGCCGGCTTCCCGGCTCTGA